TTCAAGAACACCACTCTATAATGAGGGGTGTTTTTTGTTATCTATCTTAAGTGGCACAGATGAGCAGGAATAAAAGATGTGAAGTGAACAAAAAACGACCATATGAGCGGCAATTTACAACAAGTAAGCGTTAACAATGAAATTTATACTATAGTTGTGTCCACAAGAGAATTACAGGAGGGAATAAACAGATGAAGCGTTTCATGAAATGGATGACGGAATCTTTTGCACCAAGATTGGAGGCGATTACAAATAATATTTGGATAGCATCGATTCAAGAAGCCATTATGGTTGCGATACCAATGATTTTTATTGGCTCTATTATTACGTTGATTTCTATTTTGCAAGACTTTATTCCTGGAATGCCGGATTTATCACCAATCACAACCTTCAGCTTCGGTCTTCTCGGTTTGTTTATTGTATTTCTAACGCCTTATACCGTCATGGAAAAAAAGGAGCGTCACAAAATCAAGCTGCTCGCGGGAATGACCGGAATATCTTTATTCATCATGCTGCTTAATCCAACAATAAACGAGGACGGTACCATCCAGTTCATTCTTGAGCGTTTCGGTCCTTCGGGTATGGTTACGGCACTGATTGTAGGCGTCTTCGTCGCGGTTATAATGAATGTCTGCACAAAGATTTCTTTCTTTAAAAAAGGTTCTTCCATGCCAGAGTTTATTATGGATTGGTTTGACTTCCTGGTACCGATTGCCTTGATACTGGGCACAGGTTGGGTTCTTGTATATCAGCTTCACTTTGACATTTTTGGACTTATCGTGGGCGTGTTCGAACCTATTAATGCCATGGGGCAAAGCCTGTTTGGTTTTATTCTTTTCAATTTTATTGGGGTTGTGTTGTATTCCTTTGGGGTCAGCCCATGGGTTCTGATGCCAATATGGTATGCCATATGGATTCCAGCGATCGAGGAAAATGCCGCATTGGTGGCTCAGGGCCTGGATCCGGTCAACATTAATACATTTGAAACTTTCTTCTCCGGATGGCTTGGAATCGGAGGGATGGGTGCAACGTTGCCGCTTGTCATCTGGTTCCTGTTTGCCAGATCCAAAAAGCTGAAAGCCATTGGTAAAGCAACTTTAATTCCTTCCTTGTTCAATATTAACGAGCCTGTTGTATACGGGGCGCCAATCGCGTTCAATCCACTTTTGATGGTGCCCATGTGGATTAACGGTCTAATAACACCCATTGTCGTTTATTTGGCTCTTGATATGGGGTTAGCTCAAATTCCAAGTAAAATCTTTCAGCTGTGGTATACACCGATCGGTGTATCGACTTACATTATGTCCGGATTTAACGGACTGATTCTGCTCGCCGTCGTCTTGCTGATTGTGTTTGTCGTATGGTTTCCGTTTTTTAAACTGTATGATGCGCAGGAGCTAAAGAAAGAGCAGGAGTTACATGAAGAAGCTTGACATGAAAGGGTGGAAACAAATGAATGCATCTATTAACGATTTGATAAAGGAAATGACACTTACTGAAAAAGCATCCCTCTGCGCGGGATTAAATATGTGGATGACCAAGGGGATTGAGAGACTCAACATTCCGCCTGTTCATATGTATGACGGAACGAATGGTATTCGCAAAACGAACAGTGACGAAGAAATGGGGATCACCACGGAAAATATTCCTGCCACTTGTTATCCCACAGGATCAGCAATCGGTTCTTCCTGGAACACTGAACTGCTGCATGAAGTCGGGGTCGCACTCGGGAATGAATCAATTGAAATGGGGGTAGAGTTGCTGCTCGGCCCAGGAATCAACATGAAGCGGACTCCGCTTGGAGGAAGGAATTTTGAATATTACTCGGAAGATCCTTGCCTGACAGGTGAACTCGGCGCTGCCTTTATCAAGGGCCTTCAAAGCAAAGGAGTTGGAGCTTCGCTTAAACACTTTGCTTGCAACAATCAGGAATTTGAAAAAATGGTGACTAGTTCGGAGGTGGATGAGCGGACTTTGCGAGAAATATATTTAAGCGCCTTCGAACGGATTATTAAAAAAGCGGATCCCTGGACAATCATGTGCTCCTACAACTTGCTTAATGGAACGTATACAAGTGAAAACGAACATTTATTAAACGATATTTTGAGAAAAGAGTGGGGATACGAAGGGGTAGTGCTATCAGACTGGACGGCCGTCAATGACCGGATCCGTGGGCTTAAAGCTGGACTTGATCTCGAAATGCCGGGACCTGCCTACTATAATACGAATGCTATTATCGAAGCAGTTGAGAGTGGGGTTCTTACTGAAGAGCAGCTTGATAAAAGCGTTGCCCGTATTCTAAAGCTTGTTGAACGTGTAACCGGAAGTGAAGGATCTGCTCCGACTTCTCGTATGGATTATCATACTCTGGCACGAAAAGCTGCAGCGGAAAGCATCGTGCTTCTGAAGAATGAGAACGGTATTCTTCCGATACAGCTTGCATCAACCAAGTCCATTGCGGTTATTGGTCGGTTTGCCAGCAAGCCAAGAATCCAAGGAGCCGGCAGCGCTAAAGTTACGTCTACACGCATCGATATCCCTTTGGAAGAAATGAAGGAGTTGGCGGGAGCTTCCGTTGAGCTGAGCTATGCTGAAGGCTATCTGGAAGATGACTCCATCAATGAGGAGATGATCAAGGAGAGTGCGTCATTGGCCGCAAGATCAGATGTTGCAGTCATATTCGTTGGCCAGCCAGAATACGCCGAATCTGAAATGCGTGACTTAAAGGGAATTGATTTGCCTAAGCAACAGATCCTGCTAATTCAAGCGATTGCAGCCGTTCAACCTAAATGTATTGTGGTGTCAAGCAGCGGTTCAGCCTTGGCGATGCGTCCCTGGGTTCAGCATGTTCCTGGCGTTATTCACTCTTGGCTTTCCGGACAAGGCATGGGCAAAGCGATTGCTGAAATCTTGTTTGGACAGACGAACCCATCCGGCAAACTGTCCGAGACCTTTCCAGTAAAACTTTCAGATAATCCTTCACATATGCGTATTCGTGGGGAGAATGGCAAGTTATATTATCGTGAAGGGCTGTTCGTCGGCTACAGATACTACGATCGAAAAGAACTTGCTCCACAGTTTCCATTTGGCCATGGCTTATCCTACACTTCATTTGCGTATAAGGATATGAAAGTGGCTCAGATGGAGACAGGTGTTACAATCTCTTTCTGGTTGGAGAATATCGGAAATAGGAGCGGGAAGGAGGTAATTCAACTTTACGTGCACGACGAAGAATGCAAATGGACGCGTCCAGAGAAAGAATTGAAGGCATTTGCCAAAATCGAGTTAGCTCCTGGGGAAAAGAAGGAGGTTGTTTTTGAACTTGAAGAGAGAGACTTTGCCTATTACAATACAAAATATAACCGCTGGGTAGCGGAGAGTGGTTACTTCCAAATTGCGCTTGGCAGTTCTTCTCGTGATATCAGAATCACGGAGCGCCTGTACTGTGATTTTGGGAAGGAAGAAATATCATTTCACAAGTTCAGCTTACTCAGCGATTGGATCAGCGACCAAACCGCTAAATCAGTTTTGGAAGAATGCTTGGATGAGATGAACCGGCACGTCATAGACAAGGTTTATCTCAATGAAGAGTTCATCGGATTTTGGGAAGACTTCCCTGTCATTAAGATTTTTCAGATGTTTGGTCAAAGCTGGATGGTTGACCGGTCACCAGATGACATCATTGAAGAACTTATAAGTCGAGTCCATCAGAGACGCTTTGCCAAATGAGAAAAAGTTAATCCGGCTATGAATATAGGATCACATAAGCAGCCGTGGAACGTATATTTCTTGCAGATGAGAATGGCCCGAGCGCCAAAGAGCTAGGCGCAGCATTTTTCATCGATCACCAGTTTTATGACCCTCATGATACAATGCAGATACTGATCTCGTTGTTATCATGGGGGTTTATTATATTGCGGTTTCGAGAATGGAGAGGCTTCATAAGGCGGCCAATAGGACATTCATCGATAATGAGCGTGAAGAACGAAGGAGGGGCTGAAATCATGACAGAGACGTTCGTATCCTCCTATAGAACATGTACAATAAAGTGCCGCACGGTGGTTTACTTTTTGGTTGTCCAAAGTTTTATTTGAAGGACATTCCATACAATGACAAATTTACATATATCGTTGGTCAGAATCCGGACAGGATCACCCAAATTGGTAGCTGGCGCAAGCCGGGTTCTAGGGTGTACCGAGGAAGGCCGGGGCGCGAAATTCAACTGGAATTTAATCTAGATCATCAAGGATGGCGTTTTCATGCATCGTATTTTCTGAAATCGGCCTGGACGGATTCGAATCAAGCGTTCCATACCAATTCAGAAGACCTGGTCTCCAAAATCCATGAGTTGTACCCTGATAAGTGAGTGTTACGTAATTTATATTATGTAAACTAATTATGCTGCTTCGGCGAAGTTTCGCCTGATTTGAGATTCTATTGTTGTAGGACAAGCACATACACGAGCAGCAAGCGTTTTTTTCTTAATTTGTCAGAGGACAAGAAAATAGTCGCTTAAGAAGTCGCCTGTAAGGCGGCTTTTAGTTTTAACGATGGAAGTTCTTGTCCTCGGCTCGGGACAAAAACTTCCATCGTGTCGATTAGATGATTGTCTAATGTTAATCGACCTCGACAGCTTATTAAGCTAACGGGCAGGATAGTTTAATAACATATCGAATTTTTAAGCGTGGAAGGGTATACGAGGCGAGGCGTTGCTTAACTAAACAAACTATTCGTTTACCAATCGAAGAATCTATACAGTCATAGATTAAGTTATAGTACCTATAGAGGCTGATGAAATTTAAACAAAAAGAAAGAGTGGCCTGAATTCGGAGAATGGAACTTTTTTTCGCCGATGGAATTTGTTTTTGAGTATACCGTCAGGTCTGTAAAGACAGAGTAAAATCGAAGGGTGTGGGTGATAAAATGCCTAAGGCTGCAGCAGTAAAACTTCCTGAGACGATGGGAATGCAGGAATATGATCGGAGTGCTTCATTTATTTCAGCAGAAAGACGTATCCAAATCGACCGTTTCATCCGAAAAGAAGATGCAAACCGCTCCTTATTCGGTGAACTCCTAGCCAGGGCAATGATTTGCCGGGACCTCGGCGTGCCGAACCGGGACGTTCATTTTGTTAAAAACAATTATGGAAAACCGCTACTGTTCGGGCATGAAGAGTTTCATTTTAATATTTCTCATTCAGGGTGTTGGGTTGTCATGATCTGGGATCAGAACGCCGTGGGCATCGACATTGAACAGATCCAGGAGATTGATCTTGAGATTGCCAGACGGTTCTTCTCCCCTCTTGAGAATAAGGATCTCATATCCAAGCCGGAGTCGGAACGAAAGGAATATTTCTATGATTTGTGGACACTCAAAGAAAGCTATATCAAAGCGTTGGGTACAGGGTTGTCGACTCCGCTAGATTCTTTCAGTATTCGCATAAAGGATAATGACAAATTCATGCTAGATCCGGATTGGGAGTCATGTCGGTTTACACAGTTTGAGATCGACCCTGAGTACAAGCTGTCTGTCTGCTCACTTGGCAATCATCAGCCGGCATCTATACAAATTCACGATTATAAAGATTTGATTGATAATCTGGCCTGACACGATTCATCAACACTTTCATGTGAACAAATCATTGAAAGAACTTCGCAAATGCACGAGATGATGATGCCGTACATACCTTTAGAACCATGTAAGGTTAGTATCGGACGAATAAAAATGTTTGATAGACTACGGATTATAGCCCGGTACTTGTGACAAATCCGTGGATCATGTTAGTGACAGGCAAACAGTTCACGACTTTTATCAAATATGGAATTTAGTCGATGACAGAGTTTTGAATGTAGCAATAAGTTAAACTTAACGCTATTAAACAGATGTTGCTCAATACACGACTATATATAAAAATCGAGTGTATATCAGAACGTTTACCTGGTAGATGCTCGATTTTTTGCTTCGCGATCTGAGATTGGTCAGAATATCCGACAAACGCATAGAGATCATTGGAAAATATTTTGAGATATCGAGTATATTTCTAAATGATATTGATAAACGAAAGCTAATGTTTTTTACTATGACATTAATCATAACATTTCAACATTTATCAACTTATATCGACAGAAGTGATTTACAAACTAATCCATAGGTC
Above is a window of Paenibacillus uliginis N3/975 DNA encoding:
- a CDS encoding PTS sugar transporter subunit IIC, encoding MKRFMKWMTESFAPRLEAITNNIWIASIQEAIMVAIPMIFIGSIITLISILQDFIPGMPDLSPITTFSFGLLGLFIVFLTPYTVMEKKERHKIKLLAGMTGISLFIMLLNPTINEDGTIQFILERFGPSGMVTALIVGVFVAVIMNVCTKISFFKKGSSMPEFIMDWFDFLVPIALILGTGWVLVYQLHFDIFGLIVGVFEPINAMGQSLFGFILFNFIGVVLYSFGVSPWVLMPIWYAIWIPAIEENAALVAQGLDPVNINTFETFFSGWLGIGGMGATLPLVIWFLFARSKKLKAIGKATLIPSLFNINEPVVYGAPIAFNPLLMVPMWINGLITPIVVYLALDMGLAQIPSKIFQLWYTPIGVSTYIMSGFNGLILLAVVLLIVFVVWFPFFKLYDAQELKKEQELHEEA
- a CDS encoding beta-glucosidase family protein, whose product is MKKLDMKGWKQMNASINDLIKEMTLTEKASLCAGLNMWMTKGIERLNIPPVHMYDGTNGIRKTNSDEEMGITTENIPATCYPTGSAIGSSWNTELLHEVGVALGNESIEMGVELLLGPGINMKRTPLGGRNFEYYSEDPCLTGELGAAFIKGLQSKGVGASLKHFACNNQEFEKMVTSSEVDERTLREIYLSAFERIIKKADPWTIMCSYNLLNGTYTSENEHLLNDILRKEWGYEGVVLSDWTAVNDRIRGLKAGLDLEMPGPAYYNTNAIIEAVESGVLTEEQLDKSVARILKLVERVTGSEGSAPTSRMDYHTLARKAAAESIVLLKNENGILPIQLASTKSIAVIGRFASKPRIQGAGSAKVTSTRIDIPLEEMKELAGASVELSYAEGYLEDDSINEEMIKESASLAARSDVAVIFVGQPEYAESEMRDLKGIDLPKQQILLIQAIAAVQPKCIVVSSSGSALAMRPWVQHVPGVIHSWLSGQGMGKAIAEILFGQTNPSGKLSETFPVKLSDNPSHMRIRGENGKLYYREGLFVGYRYYDRKELAPQFPFGHGLSYTSFAYKDMKVAQMETGVTISFWLENIGNRSGKEVIQLYVHDEECKWTRPEKELKAFAKIELAPGEKKEVVFELEERDFAYYNTKYNRWVAESGYFQIALGSSSRDIRITERLYCDFGKEEISFHKFSLLSDWISDQTAKSVLEECLDEMNRHVIDKVYLNEEFIGFWEDFPVIKIFQMFGQSWMVDRSPDDIIEELISRVHQRRFAK
- a CDS encoding 4'-phosphopantetheinyl transferase family protein yields the protein MPKAAAVKLPETMGMQEYDRSASFISAERRIQIDRFIRKEDANRSLFGELLARAMICRDLGVPNRDVHFVKNNYGKPLLFGHEEFHFNISHSGCWVVMIWDQNAVGIDIEQIQEIDLEIARRFFSPLENKDLISKPESERKEYFYDLWTLKESYIKALGTGLSTPLDSFSIRIKDNDKFMLDPDWESCRFTQFEIDPEYKLSVCSLGNHQPASIQIHDYKDLIDNLA